A window from Actimicrobium sp. CCC2.4 encodes these proteins:
- a CDS encoding nitrate/sulfonate/bicarbonate ABC transporter ATP-binding protein translates to MNMNKMSTNKPGLMELAGVAKSFRSADGAPRLILDGVDFALAEGEIVALLGKSGSGKSTLLRIIAGLIPADAGSAIYRGQPIVGPATGVAMVFQSFALFPWLTVQQNVELGLEAQGVAPADREKRADAMLELMGLAGFGGALPRELSGGMRQRVGIARALVTNPDVLLMDEAFSALDVLTGETLRNDILDLWDSDRILTKGILIVSHNIEEAVMMADRIIILSSDPGRIRSEIHIDLPRPRSADSAEVRGLIDEVYGLMTMRPQQGTIPGEATAMHLGYRLPETDVSHIEGVLDLLAGAPFNGRADLPQLAEETELADDELFHTYEALGLLGLAHVDKGDITLTPLGQRYADADQTLRQELFGQQVLMHVPLAARIRRQLEREPSGSSPEGPFIELLEEFLKADEAKRVLEVAVEWGRYGEVYEYDFHTGRLKLPDQEEE, encoded by the coding sequence ATGAACATGAACAAAATGTCCACGAACAAACCTGGATTGATGGAACTGGCCGGTGTCGCCAAGTCGTTTCGCAGTGCCGATGGCGCACCGCGACTGATCCTCGATGGTGTCGATTTTGCGCTGGCCGAAGGCGAGATCGTCGCCCTGCTCGGCAAATCCGGCTCCGGCAAATCGACGCTGTTGCGCATCATCGCCGGCCTGATTCCGGCCGATGCCGGCAGCGCCATCTATCGCGGCCAGCCCATCGTCGGGCCGGCCACCGGGGTGGCGATGGTGTTCCAGTCGTTTGCGCTATTTCCGTGGCTGACAGTCCAGCAGAACGTCGAGCTCGGTCTGGAAGCACAAGGTGTCGCGCCGGCCGACCGCGAAAAACGCGCCGACGCCATGCTCGAACTGATGGGCCTGGCCGGCTTTGGCGGCGCGCTGCCGCGCGAGCTGTCGGGTGGCATGCGCCAGCGTGTCGGTATTGCCCGCGCGCTGGTCACCAACCCCGACGTGCTGCTGATGGACGAGGCTTTTTCGGCACTCGACGTACTCACCGGCGAAACGCTGCGCAACGACATCCTCGACCTGTGGGATAGCGACCGCATCCTGACCAAGGGCATTCTGATCGTCTCGCACAATATCGAAGAAGCCGTGATGATGGCCGACCGCATCATCATTCTGTCGAGCGACCCGGGCCGCATCCGCAGCGAAATCCACATCGACCTGCCGCGTCCGCGCAGTGCCGATTCGGCCGAAGTGCGCGGCCTGATCGATGAAGTCTACGGACTGATGACGATGCGTCCGCAGCAAGGCACCATCCCCGGCGAAGCCACCGCCATGCACCTCGGCTACCGCTTGCCGGAAACCGACGTCAGCCACATCGAAGGTGTGCTCGACCTGCTCGCCGGTGCGCCGTTCAATGGCCGTGCCGACCTGCCGCAACTGGCCGAAGAAACCGAACTGGCCGACGATGAATTGTTCCATACCTACGAGGCGCTCGGCCTGCTCGGGCTGGCGCATGTCGACAAGGGCGACATCACGCTGACGCCGCTGGGCCAGCGCTACGCCGATGCCGACCAGACCTTGCGCCAGGAACTGTTCGGCCAGCAGGTGCTGATGCACGTGCCGCTGGCAGCACGCATCCGCCGCCAGCTCGAACGCGAACCGAGCGGCAGTTCGCCGGAAGGTCCGTTCATCGAACTGCTGGAAGAATTCCTGAAAGCCGATGAAGCCAAACGCGTGCTCGAAGTCGCCGTCGAATGGGGTCGCTACGGCGAAGTCTACGAGTATGATTTTCATACCGGCCGTTTAAAATTACCTGATCAGGAAGAAGAATAA
- a CDS encoding ABC transporter permease subunit produces MFELFTPRRAGQSVLAAGPNRWDWILLPLVLAVIAGLAFGAMQMSRPFIVGEPTPISLDPQYLPYYLLRTMLRMFTALACSLLFSFAFAAIAVKYRAAEKVMVPMLDILQSVPILGFQAIAIAPFILLFPGNLLGVECAAIFAIFTSQAWNMAFSLYQSMRTVPPELSEAAQVFRLSGWQRFWRLELPFAMPGLLWNMMMSMSGGWFFLVAAEAISVGGQDIKLPGIGAYIAMAIEAENGRAIAYAIGAMLFGIMAYDQLFFRPLLAWADKFRFEESQGDSAQRSWLLDWGRRSVWIRELTGRFWRMMSSTLGWFSLRPVTVAPTVRSEARSKSIARAWDATIVLLSLAAVYWLVTFVHSDVGWRESAHVVGLGLITLARVMLLIALASLVWVPIAVWIGLRPQYSQRVQALAQFLAAFPVNLMFPIVVFVLVTFKLNANIWLSPLMVFGTQWYILFNVVAGASTIPNELRLAADNLGLKGWLKWKRVYLPAIFPAYVTGAITASGGSWNASIVAEYVTWGKTTLIADGLGSYIKQMTDAGDFHRIALGIGVMCIFVMLLNRFFWRKLYSLAEDRSR; encoded by the coding sequence ATGTTTGAACTCTTCACCCCGCGTCGGGCCGGGCAATCGGTATTGGCGGCCGGTCCTAACCGCTGGGACTGGATCCTGTTGCCGCTGGTACTGGCCGTGATAGCCGGCCTTGCCTTCGGAGCGATGCAAATGTCTCGCCCGTTCATCGTCGGCGAGCCAACCCCGATTTCGCTCGACCCGCAGTACCTGCCTTACTACCTGTTGCGCACGATGCTGCGCATGTTCACGGCACTGGCCTGTTCGCTGCTGTTCAGCTTTGCGTTTGCCGCCATCGCCGTGAAGTACCGCGCCGCTGAAAAAGTCATGGTGCCGATGCTCGACATCCTGCAGTCGGTCCCCATCCTCGGCTTTCAGGCCATCGCCATCGCGCCATTCATCCTGCTTTTTCCCGGCAACCTGCTCGGCGTCGAATGCGCTGCGATCTTCGCGATCTTCACGTCGCAGGCATGGAACATGGCGTTCAGCCTGTACCAGTCGATGCGCACGGTGCCGCCGGAACTGAGCGAGGCGGCACAAGTATTCCGGCTGTCCGGCTGGCAGCGTTTCTGGCGACTGGAACTGCCGTTCGCCATGCCCGGCCTGTTGTGGAACATGATGATGTCGATGTCGGGCGGCTGGTTTTTCCTGGTCGCCGCCGAGGCGATTTCGGTCGGCGGTCAGGACATCAAATTGCCCGGCATCGGTGCCTATATCGCGATGGCCATCGAAGCCGAAAACGGCCGCGCGATTGCCTATGCCATCGGCGCGATGCTGTTCGGGATCATGGCGTACGACCAGCTGTTTTTCCGGCCGCTGCTGGCTTGGGCCGACAAATTCCGTTTCGAGGAATCGCAAGGCGACAGCGCCCAACGCTCGTGGTTGCTCGACTGGGGCCGGCGCAGTGTCTGGATACGCGAACTGACCGGTCGTTTCTGGCGGATGATGAGCAGCACGCTGGGCTGGTTCAGTCTGCGCCCGGTCACTGTGGCACCGACGGTGCGCTCGGAAGCGCGCAGCAAGTCGATCGCCCGCGCCTGGGATGCGACCATCGTGCTGCTGTCGCTGGCAGCGGTGTACTGGCTGGTGACCTTCGTACACAGCGATGTCGGCTGGCGCGAATCGGCGCACGTGGTCGGCCTGGGACTCATCACGCTGGCGCGCGTGATGCTGCTCATTGCGCTGGCCTCGCTGGTCTGGGTGCCGATTGCGGTGTGGATCGGATTGCGGCCGCAATACTCGCAGCGGGTGCAGGCACTGGCGCAATTCCTTGCTGCCTTCCCGGTCAACCTGATGTTCCCGATCGTGGTATTCGTGCTGGTCACCTTCAAGCTCAATGCGAATATCTGGCTCAGTCCGCTGATGGTGTTCGGCACCCAGTGGTACATCCTGTTCAACGTGGTCGCCGGTGCCTCGACGATTCCGAATGAACTGCGACTGGCGGCGGATAACCTCGGCCTGAAGGGCTGGCTGAAATGGAAACGCGTCTATCTGCCGGCGATCTTTCCGGCCTACGTGACCGGTGCGATCACCGCCAGCGGCGGTTCATGGAACGCCAGTATCGTGGCCGAGTACGTCACCTGGGGCAAGACCACGCTGATCGCCGATGGATTGGGCAGCTATATCAAACAGATGACCGACGCCGGCGACTTCCACCGGATCGCGCTCGGCATCGGCGTGATGTGTATTTTTGTGATGTTGTTGAACCGGTTCTTCTGGCGCAAGTTGTACTCGCTCGCCGAAGACCGCAGCCGATAG
- a CDS encoding alkene reductase — MPTSTQSTAANLDSRLFEAVQLGPLRLPNRIVMAPLTRSRALEGDVPSELAIEYYTQRSTAGLIIAEATQISPQGKGYILTPGIYNDSQVAAWKRITDAVHAKGGHIFLQLWHVGRISHPSIQPDGALPVAPSAIKPEGQSYTADGFVPMVTPRALETSEMAGLVEQYRTAALNAKAAGFDGVEVHAANGYLLDQFLRDKTNQRTDEYGGAIENRVRLLLEVMTTVVDVWGGDRVGIRLSPLSKFGDIDDSNPEPLFTYLVEQLNAFKLAYLHVIEGDTGGTREVAGGFDLQILRRLFNGAYMANNGYDKAMASGAIASEHADLICFGRPFIGNPDLVERMRTNAPLNEADPATMYGGGAGGYIDYPFLGAKK; from the coding sequence ATGCCGACATCCACGCAATCCACCGCCGCCAATCTTGATTCGCGCCTGTTTGAAGCAGTGCAACTCGGCCCGCTCCGTCTGCCAAATCGCATCGTCATGGCGCCATTGACGCGCAGCCGTGCACTCGAAGGCGACGTCCCGAGCGAACTGGCCATCGAGTACTACACACAGCGTTCGACAGCCGGCCTGATCATCGCAGAAGCAACCCAGATTTCACCGCAGGGCAAGGGCTATATCCTGACCCCGGGTATTTATAACGATAGCCAGGTAGCTGCGTGGAAGCGTATTACCGACGCCGTGCATGCCAAGGGCGGTCACATTTTCCTGCAGCTCTGGCACGTCGGCCGCATCTCGCATCCATCGATCCAGCCTGATGGCGCATTGCCGGTTGCGCCATCGGCGATCAAGCCGGAAGGCCAGTCGTACACCGCTGACGGTTTTGTACCGATGGTCACGCCGCGCGCGCTGGAGACATCCGAAATGGCGGGTCTGGTCGAGCAATACCGCACCGCTGCTCTGAATGCCAAGGCCGCCGGTTTCGATGGTGTTGAAGTGCATGCCGCCAATGGCTACCTGCTTGACCAATTCCTGCGCGACAAGACCAACCAGCGCACCGACGAATACGGCGGCGCGATCGAGAACCGTGTCCGCCTGCTGCTGGAAGTCATGACCACGGTGGTCGATGTCTGGGGTGGCGATCGCGTTGGTATCCGCTTGTCGCCACTGAGCAAGTTCGGCGACATCGACGACAGCAATCCGGAGCCGCTGTTCACCTACCTGGTCGAGCAGCTCAATGCGTTTAAGCTGGCCTACCTGCATGTCATCGAAGGCGACACCGGCGGCACGCGTGAAGTCGCTGGCGGCTTCGACCTGCAAATTCTGCGTCGCCTGTTCAATGGTGCTTACATGGCCAATAACGGCTACGACAAGGCCATGGCCAGCGGCGCGATCGCGTCTGAGCACGCCGACCTGATCTGTTTCGGACGTCCGTTCATTGGCAATCCGGACCTGGTCGAGCGCATGCGTACCAACGCCCCGTTGAACGAAGCCGATCCGGCGACGATGTACGGCGGTGGCGCTGGCGGGTATATCGACTATCCGTTTCTGGGTGCAAAAAAGTAA
- a CDS encoding PhoX family protein, with protein sequence MSDLPQASRRQLLKFLGCAPMLPLGAFASTSLLAGCGGTGSSVAPSVSQFLSVSFSSMPAPTLANAAAMATTTVGSSMNVLYADNTTVSFKLAYQPFFITGDPVPTGVAGATILSGGYVDINNQPIIDRSVAGKERQFFSDAPDGTSLLSLASPTVTGLKGKAVFAVVQFEYTTNDQAGNSAYGTLPSPIAVLTLDQDQVTGKLTLVKYHNVNTAGVHGLWITCGSSLSPWNTHLSSEEYEPDATTAATNTQFKAFSRNLFGNETTANPYHYGHLPEVTVNPDGTGTIKKHYCLGRISHELVQVMPDNRTVLMGDDATNSGLFVFVADREKDLSAGTLYVGKLGSGFSIDPAAAGAAITWINLGHATSAEIEAMANTLKSTDILTVVTADPADATFSKVFINGTANWIKLKPGMEKAAAFLETHRYAYLVGGSMGFSKMEGTTVNVRDKIAYSALQNIQDSMIKTGKGWNAASGIALDKALVAGGIMAHTLSGGQKDLGGAAINSEWMPVQIKALLMGEDIPADALGNKSNPDKIGNPDNIKFSEAMRTLFIGEDSSTHINNFLWAYHIDTKILSRLMSMPSGAEATGLHVADNINGWTYIMSNFQHAGDWSSLHAKVQPTLDPLVRANYKDRYGAAVGYLTADPLNMKLSKG encoded by the coding sequence ATGTCCGATCTGCCGCAAGCTTCCCGTCGCCAGCTGCTCAAGTTTCTGGGTTGCGCTCCCATGCTGCCACTCGGCGCTTTCGCCTCCACCTCGTTGCTCGCAGGTTGCGGCGGCACCGGTTCATCGGTAGCGCCATCGGTCTCGCAATTTCTGTCGGTCTCGTTTTCATCCATGCCGGCACCGACTCTCGCCAATGCCGCTGCCATGGCCACCACGACCGTCGGCTCCAGCATGAACGTGCTCTACGCAGACAACACAACGGTCAGTTTCAAGCTGGCGTATCAGCCGTTCTTCATCACTGGCGATCCGGTACCCACCGGCGTCGCTGGCGCGACCATCCTCAGCGGCGGTTACGTCGACATCAATAACCAGCCGATCATCGACCGCTCGGTCGCGGGCAAGGAACGGCAGTTTTTTTCGGATGCGCCGGATGGTACGTCGCTGTTGTCGCTGGCCAGTCCGACGGTCACAGGCCTCAAGGGCAAGGCCGTGTTCGCTGTGGTGCAGTTCGAGTACACGACCAACGATCAGGCGGGCAACAGTGCCTACGGAACGCTGCCCTCCCCGATCGCCGTACTGACGCTGGATCAGGACCAGGTCACCGGCAAGCTCACGCTGGTCAAGTACCACAACGTCAATACCGCCGGCGTGCATGGCCTGTGGATCACCTGTGGCTCGAGCCTGTCACCCTGGAATACCCATCTGTCGAGCGAAGAATACGAGCCGGACGCGACCACGGCCGCGACCAATACCCAGTTCAAGGCATTCAGCAGAAACCTGTTCGGCAACGAGACCACTGCCAACCCTTACCACTACGGCCACCTGCCCGAAGTGACCGTGAATCCGGACGGCACCGGCACCATCAAAAAGCATTACTGCCTCGGCCGTATCTCGCATGAGCTGGTGCAGGTAATGCCTGACAATCGCACCGTCCTGATGGGCGACGACGCCACCAACAGCGGCTTGTTCGTGTTTGTCGCCGACCGTGAAAAAGACCTGTCGGCCGGCACGCTGTATGTCGGCAAGCTCGGCAGCGGTTTTTCAATCGATCCGGCTGCAGCCGGTGCTGCAATCACCTGGATCAATCTCGGCCATGCCACCAGCGCCGAGATTGAAGCGATGGCCAATACCCTGAAGTCGACTGACATCCTGACCGTGGTGACGGCAGATCCGGCCGACGCCACCTTTTCCAAGGTCTTCATCAACGGCACGGCCAACTGGATCAAGCTCAAGCCCGGCATGGAAAAAGCGGCGGCCTTCCTGGAAACCCACCGGTATGCGTATCTGGTGGGTGGCAGCATGGGCTTCTCAAAAATGGAAGGGACGACCGTCAATGTCCGGGACAAGATTGCCTACTCTGCGCTGCAGAACATCCAGGATTCGATGATTAAGACGGGCAAGGGCTGGAATGCTGCCAGCGGGATCGCGCTCGACAAGGCACTGGTCGCAGGCGGGATCATGGCCCACACGCTCAGCGGGGGGCAGAAGGACTTGGGTGGTGCTGCCATCAACAGCGAATGGATGCCGGTACAGATCAAGGCCTTGCTCATGGGCGAGGACATCCCCGCCGATGCGTTGGGTAACAAATCCAACCCGGACAAGATCGGCAATCCGGACAACATCAAATTTTCGGAGGCGATGCGTACGCTGTTCATCGGCGAAGACAGCAGCACCCACATCAACAATTTTCTCTGGGCCTACCACATCGATACGAAGATCCTGTCACGACTGATGTCGATGCCTTCCGGCGCCGAAGCGACCGGTCTGCATGTAGCCGACAACATCAATGGCTGGACCTACATCATGAGCAATTTCCAGCACGCCGGTGACTGGAGTTCGCTGCATGCGAAAGTGCAGCCAACGCTGGACCCGCTGGTACGCGCCAATTACAAGGATCGTTATGGCGCGGCTGTGGGGTACCTGACTGCAGATCCGCTGAACATGAAATTGTCGAAGGGCTAA
- a CDS encoding porin produces MKKTLSILALGALAGLSGSASAQSSNVQIYGYIDLGLVKESGKTPRMDRGQNNWLGFKGTEQLGGDLAAIFNVQMRFNPDTGGAEKSTAFFQGETTVGLASTRFGTVRLGRALTPLWAKKWIYDPWYDSALMGSLANYNGDFNSDGLVTVDYHNYSRASNAVYYSSPDMAGFSVHADAEIERAVGDDAARTIAETRQKGISLNYANGGLNTMLAYEKNHIDSDIVYVAGGYTMGAFTLLGSYSETKFARVNDKLTSMMLAATYMVGIDTIRGGYGKIKESGNDKFTVGVNHPLSKRTNLYADLYREKLVDVDGSTGVALGINHTF; encoded by the coding sequence ATGAAAAAAACCCTCAGCATTCTGGCGCTTGGCGCCCTCGCCGGCTTGTCCGGCAGCGCCAGCGCACAAAGCTCCAACGTGCAGATATACGGCTACATCGACCTCGGCCTGGTCAAGGAATCGGGCAAGACACCGCGCATGGATCGTGGCCAGAACAACTGGCTGGGCTTCAAGGGCACCGAGCAGCTCGGCGGTGACCTGGCAGCCATCTTCAATGTCCAGATGCGCTTTAATCCGGACACCGGCGGCGCCGAAAAATCGACAGCATTTTTTCAGGGCGAAACCACGGTCGGACTCGCCAGCACCCGTTTTGGCACGGTCCGTCTGGGCCGCGCACTGACGCCGCTGTGGGCTAAAAAATGGATTTACGATCCGTGGTACGACAGCGCCCTGATGGGTTCGCTGGCCAACTACAACGGTGACTTCAATAGCGACGGGCTGGTCACGGTCGATTACCACAACTATTCGCGCGCCAGCAATGCGGTCTATTACAGCTCGCCGGACATGGCCGGTTTCTCGGTTCATGCCGACGCCGAAATCGAACGTGCGGTCGGTGACGATGCAGCGCGCACGATTGCCGAAACACGCCAGAAAGGGATCTCGCTGAACTACGCCAATGGCGGACTCAATACGATGCTGGCCTATGAAAAGAATCATATCGACAGCGACATCGTCTACGTCGCCGGTGGCTATACGATGGGTGCATTCACGCTGCTCGGTTCGTACTCCGAAACCAAGTTTGCCCGCGTCAATGACAAGCTCACCAGCATGATGCTGGCGGCGACCTATATGGTCGGGATCGATACGATCCGTGGCGGTTACGGCAAGATCAAGGAAAGCGGCAACGACAAGTTCACCGTCGGTGTCAACCATCCGCTGTCGAAGCGCACCAACCTTTACGCCGATCTGTACCGTGAAAAATTGGTCGACGTTGATGGCAGCACCGGTGTCGCACTGGGCATCAACCACACGTTCTAA
- the proX gene encoding glycine betaine/L-proline ABC transporter substrate-binding protein ProX, with the protein MSFVTPASAADLPGKGIKVQPLQNTIAEATFQTLLVAKGLQKLGYDVQSTKEIAPPTAHIAIANGDATFMADHWNPLHADFYRNAGGDAKLSRTGVYSDNSAQGYLIDKATATKYKITNIGQFKDPKIAKLFDTDGDGKADLTGCDPGWGCEAVIEHQLTAFKLRDTVTHKQGSYSALIADTITRHKEGKPIFYYTWTPYWVSGVMVPGRDVVWLQVPFSSLPGEQAKIDTKLSNGKNYGFVVNQQQIVANKAFVDANPAAAKLFSLMKLPMTDISAENMRMSKGEGSPADIERHTDGWINAHQALFDSWIAQSLAAAKK; encoded by the coding sequence ATGAGCTTCGTGACACCGGCATCCGCCGCTGACCTGCCGGGCAAAGGCATCAAGGTCCAGCCTTTACAGAACACCATCGCCGAGGCAACTTTCCAGACCCTGCTCGTGGCCAAGGGATTACAAAAACTGGGCTACGACGTCCAGTCGACCAAAGAAATCGCACCGCCGACCGCGCACATCGCGATCGCCAATGGCGATGCCACCTTCATGGCCGATCACTGGAACCCGCTGCATGCTGACTTTTATCGCAACGCCGGTGGTGATGCCAAGCTGTCGCGCACCGGGGTGTATTCGGACAACTCGGCACAGGGCTACCTGATCGACAAGGCCACCGCGACCAAATACAAGATCACCAACATCGGCCAGTTCAAGGATCCGAAAATTGCCAAGCTGTTCGATACCGATGGCGATGGCAAAGCGGACCTGACCGGTTGTGATCCGGGATGGGGCTGCGAAGCCGTGATCGAGCATCAGCTCACCGCGTTCAAGCTGCGCGATACGGTCACCCACAAACAAGGCAGCTATTCGGCGCTGATCGCCGACACGATTACCCGCCACAAGGAAGGCAAGCCGATTTTCTATTACACCTGGACCCCGTACTGGGTCAGCGGCGTGATGGTGCCGGGGCGCGATGTGGTCTGGCTGCAAGTGCCGTTCTCCTCACTGCCAGGCGAGCAAGCCAAGATTGATACCAAGCTGTCGAACGGCAAGAACTACGGTTTCGTCGTGAACCAGCAGCAAATTGTTGCTAACAAAGCGTTCGTCGACGCCAACCCGGCCGCAGCCAAGTTGTTCTCGTTGATGAAATTACCAATGACCGATATCAGCGCCGAAAACATGCGCATGAGCAAAGGTGAAGGCTCGCCAGCTGACATTGAACGCCACACCGACGGCTGGATCAACGCACATCAGGCCTTGTTTGATAGCTGGATTGCCCAGTCACTCGCCGCGGCAAAAAAATAA
- the proW gene encoding glycine betaine/L-proline ABC transporter permease ProW, which translates to MSDIITAQAPSNAGVASAWDTPPAAVTAAAPVDPWATGPVDAAVPADPWGTGNVDAVTPAGAGSWLDAPVSAVPADAPTGFFAQIRDFFDGSMPVESWINNGLDWFVTQFRPFFQTVRAPIDGTLMWVQDLLQSVPSLAMVTIFGLLAWQFAGRGVAIGTVISLLVVVVLGIWPEAMVTLSLVLTSLAFCLVIGLPLGVLLAGSDRAQRLTRPLLDAMQTTPAFVYLVPVVMLFGIGNVPGVIVTIVFALPPLVRLTNLGIRQVRPDLIEAARAYGASPAQMLFKVQLPLALPSIMAGVNQTLMLSLSMVVIASMIAVGGLGQMVLRGIGRLDMGLATVGGLGIVLLAISLDRITQAAGQSSRGVHHWYETGPLGLLYRLRPAPKAKPATPPDTTGKDADKLSTPVNSGMAT; encoded by the coding sequence ATGTCCGACATCATCACAGCCCAGGCACCTTCGAATGCCGGTGTAGCGAGCGCCTGGGACACCCCGCCTGCCGCAGTCACGGCCGCCGCGCCGGTCGACCCGTGGGCTACCGGCCCCGTGGACGCCGCCGTACCGGCCGATCCCTGGGGCACGGGTAACGTGGACGCCGTCACTCCCGCCGGTGCCGGTAGCTGGCTCGATGCACCGGTCAGCGCCGTACCGGCCGATGCGCCTACCGGATTCTTCGCACAAATCCGCGATTTTTTCGACGGCTCGATGCCGGTCGAAAGCTGGATCAACAACGGACTCGACTGGTTCGTAACGCAGTTCCGGCCGTTCTTCCAGACCGTGCGGGCACCGATCGATGGCACGCTGATGTGGGTGCAGGATTTGCTGCAAAGCGTACCGTCGCTGGCCATGGTGACCATTTTCGGTTTGCTGGCCTGGCAATTTGCCGGTCGCGGCGTAGCGATCGGCACCGTCATTTCACTGCTGGTGGTGGTCGTCCTGGGCATCTGGCCGGAAGCCATGGTGACACTGTCGCTGGTGCTGACCTCGCTCGCATTCTGTCTGGTGATCGGCTTGCCGCTCGGCGTGCTGCTGGCCGGTAGCGACCGCGCCCAGCGCCTGACGCGACCACTGCTCGATGCGATGCAGACCACACCGGCCTTCGTCTACCTCGTACCGGTCGTGATGCTGTTCGGTATCGGCAATGTGCCTGGCGTCATCGTCACCATCGTGTTTGCGCTGCCACCGCTGGTACGACTGACCAACCTGGGGATTCGCCAGGTGCGTCCCGACCTGATCGAAGCGGCCCGTGCTTATGGCGCGTCGCCCGCCCAGATGCTGTTCAAGGTGCAGTTGCCGCTGGCCCTGCCGTCGATCATGGCCGGCGTCAACCAGACGCTGATGCTATCGCTGTCGATGGTCGTGATCGCATCGATGATCGCCGTGGGCGGACTGGGACAAATGGTCTTGCGCGGCATCGGCCGTCTGGACATGGGACTGGCGACAGTCGGCGGCCTGGGCATCGTGCTGCTGGCGATTTCACTGGACCGGATCACGCAAGCCGCCGGTCAATCAAGCCGCGGTGTGCACCACTGGTATGAAACCGGCCCGCTCGGTTTGCTGTACCGCTTGCGCCCTGCCCCGAAAGCCAAGCCGGCTACCCCGCCTGACACCACCGGCAAAGACGCCGACAAGTTATCGACGCCGGTCAATTCCGGCATGGCGACGTAA
- the proV gene encoding glycine betaine/L-proline ABC transporter ATP-binding protein ProV: MAKQISVNHVFKVFGEAPEKALDLVNQGVSKQDILARTGNSIGVFDASFTIEAGEIFVIMGLSGSGKSTLVRMLNRLITPTAGTIEIGGVDINKLSAKDMRALRRKDISMVFQSFALMPHMTVLDNTAFGLELAGVDRATRNEQALKALDQVGLSGWGASFPDELSGGMQQRVGLARALASDPSILLMDEAFSALDPIIRTEMQSEILRLQQVRRRTVVFISHDLDEAMRIGDRIAIMKDGMVVQVGTPDEILRNPADDYVRSFVHGVDAAAVFKAADIARKSQIVVSEHPSRGARAALKMLEDNDREYAYVISPGQHYLGMVSVESLRAALHEHDGPLGLQHAFLPHSQKISGEASVSDLFGQVAQSPYPMPVVADDGHYCGSISKTTLLKFLDRDTPLVPAL, encoded by the coding sequence CAAGGTGTCAGCAAACAAGACATCCTGGCCCGTACCGGCAATTCGATCGGTGTGTTCGATGCCAGTTTCACGATCGAAGCCGGCGAAATTTTCGTCATCATGGGTTTGTCCGGCTCGGGCAAATCGACACTGGTGCGCATGCTCAACCGGCTCATTACGCCGACTGCGGGCACCATCGAGATCGGCGGCGTCGATATCAACAAGCTCTCGGCCAAGGACATGCGGGCGCTGCGCCGCAAGGACATCAGCATGGTGTTCCAGTCCTTTGCGTTGATGCCGCACATGACGGTACTCGACAACACCGCATTCGGTCTGGAACTGGCCGGTGTCGACCGCGCCACCCGCAACGAGCAGGCGCTGAAGGCGCTGGACCAGGTTGGCCTGAGCGGCTGGGGCGCGAGTTTTCCGGATGAACTGTCCGGGGGCATGCAACAGCGCGTCGGCCTGGCCCGCGCGCTCGCGTCGGACCCGTCCATCCTGTTGATGGATGAAGCCTTTTCGGCGCTGGACCCGATCATCCGTACCGAAATGCAGTCCGAAATCCTGCGCCTGCAACAGGTACGCCGTCGCACCGTCGTCTTCATTTCACATGACCTCGACGAAGCCATGCGTATCGGCGATCGCATCGCCATCATGAAAGACGGCATGGTCGTCCAGGTCGGCACGCCCGATGAAATCCTGCGCAATCCGGCTGATGACTACGTCCGCAGCTTCGTCCATGGCGTCGATGCTGCTGCCGTCTTCAAGGCCGCCGACATCGCCCGTAAATCCCAGATCGTCGTCTCGGAACACCCGAGCCGTGGTGCCCGCGCTGCGCTCAAGATGCTCGAGGACAACGACCGCGAATACGCTTACGTGATCAGTCCCGGCCAGCATTACCTGGGCATGGTGTCGGTCGAATCATTGCGGGCAGCCTTGCATGAACACGACGGACCGCTCGGACTGCAGCACGCCTTTTTGCCGCACTCGCAAAAGATCTCCGGCGAAGCCTCGGTCAGTGATCTGTTCGGGCAAGTTGCCCAATCGCCCTACCCGATGCCGGTGGTCGCCGACGATGGCCACTACTGCGGCTCCATCAGCAAGACCACCCTATTGAAATTTCTTGATCGCGATACGCCACTGGTACCTGCGCTATGA